Proteins from one Nicotiana tabacum cultivar K326 chromosome 23, ASM71507v2, whole genome shotgun sequence genomic window:
- the LOC142177565 gene encoding uncharacterized protein LOC142177565: MTERNDNGAVTRLNPGLIGIYPGHANVNADVGVCRGYIPHLSNGKVNSTEMTQVQEPQFKLFGNLTQSQRKPSNRGQVSAPVPIRWGLQHGEGSKPGWFPIRQSILFGHANPQKYLNLKGRTISDIKSMDSETIPGNAEHITKGMESSNPYSSETIPALQLLGRVDQTTPLTPAFNVGTNKHQEKSFSDHPRIYMDGNQSIHNGGYTAGYSSQQPFPYLNDQVSHAPVQLGGRNLQQSVSSSGLWRTTQESGPGNNVSRGVVGTSSSMVHSLQSENASRSLDSITVLPISIIPKNNPPCLLNQNPAEIALADNEKYLRTAEDQNIRNKCSSPQKS; the protein is encoded by the exons ATGACTGAAAGAAATGACAATGGAGCAGTTACAAGGTTAAATCCTGGTTTAATCGGTATTTATCCAGGTCATGCAAATGTAAATGCTGATGTTGGAGTATGCAGAGGCTATATCCCCCACTTATCCAATGGTAAAGTGAATAGCACTGAGATGACTCAAGTTCAGGAGCCACAGTTCAAACTGTTCGGCAATTTAACACAAAGTCAGCGGAAACCATCAAATAGAGGGCAAGTTTCTGCTCCTGTTCCCATCAGATGGGGGTTGCAACATGGTGAAGGATCAAAACCTGGATGGTTTCCCATTAGGCAGAGCATATTATTTGGACATGCTAATCCACAAAAATACCTCAATCTGAAAGGGAGGACTATCAGTGACATAAAGAGTATGGATTCTGAAACCATACCAGGAAACGCGGAGCACATCACCAAAGGTATGGAGTCTTCAAATCCTTATTCTAGTGAGACCATACCAGCATTGCAGTTACTCGGTCGTGTGGATCAAACAACTCCATTAACTCCTGCTTTCAATGTGGGCACAAACAAACATCAAGAGAAATCTTTCTCTGATCACCCGCGGATTTACATGGATGGAAACCAAAGTATTCACAATGGTGGTTATACTGCTGGTTATAGCTCACAACAACCTTTTCCGTACTTAAATG ATCAAGTATCTCATGCACCTGTGCAACTTGGCGGAAGAAATTTGCAGCAATCTGTGTCTTCAAGTGGCCTCTGGCGGACCACTCAAGAATCTGGTCCTGGAAATAATGTTTCAAGAGGAGTTGTTGGTACATCAAGTTCAATGGTGCATTCGTTGCAGAGTGAAAATGCTTCCAGGTCATTAGACAGCATAACTGTATTGCCTATCTCTATTATTCCAAAAAACAATCCTCCTTGCCTTTTAAATCAAAACCCTGCTGAAATTGCTCTCGCTGATAATGAAAAGTATCTCAGAACTGCAGAGGATCAGAACATTAGGAATAAGTGCTCATCGCCACAGAAATCTTGA